TTTCAATCGAAACGGAAAGGATCGCTCTAACAATtcaacttaattatttattctgtaTTTCAAACGTTtcctcaattttctttttaatttaatgtagcACAtgcgcaaaataaataaatcgctCGTTCTAgcttttacacattttttctcATTCAACATATAGTCACAGCATGTATGGTTACGTGGTAAATATGTATAGAACAGCGTAATTTCagtttatagatattttaaaataaaaaacgaggattaaaaataaagagtttaaaaaagatttatgtcttaaattgatgaaaaaatgctgttattcttttcaaatttttgaaatagattCAAACTTTGCTGTCTTCAAAGCTCTAAtactaaagaattaaaaataacggaaaatctttatttgtgtcatattaaaatacatttcttatatatttaactaaattacatttcacatataatatttttgacatagaaaaagagagagaaaatacgtgacgtaaaaaatgttatatcctagcggaaaaatttttacaaaattcaacaCAAGTTTgagaaatgctacaaaaatctatATGAAAATACTagaattgtaaatttttgtaattttttatacctTCGTAGTGCGTGGTTTTTGcgatttttacgaatttctcgaTAAAACTACGTCAAACTACAATGAACAATAACATTCTACACATTTCTAAGTAACCTATTATCAGCTggtagataaaaattttgaacacaaagttctactaaaaatagaaagtagaaattttttcgttgaaatatctaattaattattacaatcaagaaaattattccaattttagcactttttgtagatttttagagcattttttaaatttgtgttaaattttgtagaaatttttCCGCTGGATATCTTTATGACTTTACATGTTCTAGTTTTCATTCCTCTGCACATctcaaaacttattaaaatatatttacttccCTATTTAATTTTGCATCATCGATCAAACGCAGGTTTTAGAAAATGAGGAGTATCTCCTTTGAAATGtgaaaaattgtagagaaataATTTTCCTCACAATTTTCCCAAAATCGTCAATATATTCCATTTACAGAAATATGTCTTTAAAATCTTATCAGCCAAGAAGAACCTTTCTGATCATGGCACCACTCACGAGCTCCTCGTTGCTGCCGCGTGGTTCGATGCACTTGCTGCTACATAAGTATTGCAACAACGGTAAGCGATACTTACCGCAGAAGTCGACAAACTTAATGTGCTCTATGCGATTATTAAAGTAAACACCTGCACAGAAAGAGGACGGTAAAGATTGGCTTTGAGATCAAGTCAAAAAGAACGCTTTGTTATTTcgcattatttaaaatgtattgctacatttttcaaaaaacattaatgCGTTGCAGAAAATGTATCGCAATCaagccttttttttatttaatttatcttttcgaCAATGCTTGATTACGATTAATTGAGTTTTTTTCATGCGTAATTCTTTCAAGTAACACTTTATCTAATCATTTGTTACACAGATCTGCGAggttttattgattaaaaattataaacaatttcttgCATAATTTTGTATGCCAAATATAAATCTGGCCACAGAAATTGCCTATTGCGTCAGGTCTTTGAAGTAAATAGGGTAAAATGGcttcaaaataacaattttagcTATATTCATAAAAACATTATGAGAAAACAAAttactttcattattttaacCGACGGCCTCATATAGTACTATCCCTTCCTcttcaaaagaaaatttttgtttgccaacgatttttttttcgtcgaAATATACCAGTCAGAAATTATGAACTTTTGGAAAGATAGGAGTGTAGAATACAtagtatacgtatatacatatatttacatacgtatacgtatacgtatacatacacGCACATCTTTTTGTAAGTTTAAAGTCAAAGTCAAagcctatttttatttttcaagttgtTAAGTTGCTTATATTCtagtgaattaaaaaaaaaataaaaatttaatttaaatgatctaaaatttaaatttagggGTTTATCATATTGCATCCGCCAATTTGAATTTCGTAAATCTAACAGATTTAAAATCAGCGACtttcaaaattctttcaaatacattcagttttttttgtgttaatggTCTCGGTTCCTTCAGTCTGTTAAAGGGCAGTATGCCTATGCTTTCAAAAACTGTATGAATATAgctaaagtaataatttttaagttgttttattttaaaaccatGACGTGATAGGCAATTTCTGCAGCCAGATTCGTgttcaaaattacgtaaaaaactatttataaattttaaacaacttttaatATCCTTAATTTCGCAGACCCGTGTTACAATTATCGAATATAGTTACAATTTTTGATTCGATTTTAGTGTCGATACCCGTTGACCCGTCTTGCCGCTTGCTTAACAAACGAGAAAAACAAGAGGATAATGAATGTCAACATAAAAGTCGATTCAAAAGTCGCAATTAAAACTAACTAATAACTTATATGTGgaatataagtattattaatcGAAGCACTGACCTTTGCATTGAGGATTGACGCAATGGTGGGCACTATTGAGGTATTGTACTAAATTGTGCGGTATACTTTCATTATCGTAGCGAATATCGCTGTTCTTGATAACACGCGCTGCTACCTCCAGCAACGATGGCGGATTGTGTGTCATATCGGAAACGAATCTCACCACTAATGGATTATCTCGTAAAGACAACTGAAAAATGAACGAGGGATATTCCGTAGGCAAAAATTGTTccatatttcaaattataccaaaattatttataattgtgttAAACTCACGCAGAGTTTGCATATCTCGCTTAATATTTGTAACTAAATAGCTCAAAGGGTGCAGTAAAAATATCATGCTTGTGAATATAATTGTGATTATATTAGACGAATTATCcttgttttacaataaaaaaatattcatatttcatatatCCAATTTTCTTaagcataataattttgaaaagaattatattaaatcagaatttaattagtcgaaatttttttaaattaaattattctaaataataaaataattataatacaaatcaccaaataaatttaatattgtatttgtaaattaaatttatatgaaataacaaagaaatgtttgtacatttatatgaggaaaatgtatttttctttttcataattttttcttttattctaaataaattttgaactaGAACAATGGATTAatcaattgaaatttatatattttaaaagtaataattagaagttaaaaattaactcatttaaaatttacaaaattaagttgaaaattattaacgcttcaattttattatttaatatttaacttatttacAAGTTACTGATCCAACGCGTTATCaatcttgtatatttatataaaatatgtatggtaattaaattatttaagaccAACCTCTGTAAGGCactttaatgttattatttcagTAGGCAACGTCCGTAGTCTATTCTTATGAAGCGATAGGGTTTTCAGATTCGTCAAATTCGCTATTGAGCTTGGCAGACTCTCCAGCATGTTATCACAAAGTACGAGAGCCTGTAGAGCTTTCAATTCACCAAGGGTGGACGGTACTTCTGTCAATCTGTTGTCACCCATCGACAAAACTCGCAAGCTTTGACAAACCAcacataatatttgttaataatggTTTTGATAAAAAcgacttttaaaatttttgattttttatatataaaacaatgcgCGCGTgtataatctattttattcgTATACAATTATCtacatgaataatataaaattgttacacaatttcatttttattatacattttcacCCTagcaaatatatgtatgtatagttTCGGATTCTAAGATCAcacaaaagttaaaataatggGCAATATGATAAACGATACAGTTTAGGGTTTGAAATAAAGCAcaaacaacaaataaaattaatcctaTAACTGAAGTTTCAAATAAAGTAACTTAAGAAGAAAAcaagaatagaaaaaaagttcAATTCTTTTATTCACACTCCTTGTacacagaaaattaaattatacaacgtAATGAATAATTGGAAATCTCGGTaatcacaattataaatttttaatcctcAATTAATAATAgcgacttttttatttaaaattctttacaattaaaatgtttaattgtagtttttttcttttttcatatttatgtttttaattgccGAATATCAATTcgttaataatcaaattaacaaatttGCTTTTGTCTAGTCATTATTAaagttttctaattattattaaaatttattggaatGTGCAATTACCTTTGTAGCTTCCAAATATCCTTGGTAATCTCGTTGATATGATTACCACCCAGATAAAGGTATCTTAAGCCAGGTAAGTCGAGAATTTGTTCAGGAAATTCCGTGAAACTGTTGCCACTTAAATTGAGTTCCCTCAAATTAGCGAgattttcaaaatcttttgcCAATCCGTCATTGGTTAGATTGTTGTGTTTCGCAATCAAGCAGGTCAAAGGACAATGTATCCAAAAATCTGGTAATCTGATGAGGCCACAGTTTGAAATATCGAGAGAATTCAGATTGTTGAATCTATTGATACTGGCGGGAAGAGTCATGAGCGAATTGTGGCTTAACAACAAGGTGTCCACTTGTTCTGGGTGTTTGgtattgagaaattttttatctaacacTTCATTGTCCAGTAATTGATGGGACAGGTTCCATCTTATGACGGAATCCGAGTCGCTGGAATCCGATGTGTAATTCTCCATAGCTAAGCTTTaacatacaattatttattcatatatttaccgttaaatttacttattattacatAGCGTTTGTATAAGAAAAAgtgtaaatgtataaaaattaacacaatatttaaaatgcggCTCATTATtataatgacaaaataaattaaaaataatataaaggcCTGAAAAATTATAGATGTTATAATAGTTGAATCTTTATCtgtatattacaaattactataaagtgcaataaaaaaattgtgatatcaGTTTCGAACCACAGTCTTTTTTAGCCGTATTTTAGCGTTGAActagataattaaattagtaaatttagaatcaatatttaaaaccaaacataattatataaaattatgtcgcGAAGTTCAATGATATAAAGCGATAACGCGTACGTCGGctaaacaataatgaaaatagaATCAAACGATGAAATACGATATGATATAAGACtcatgattaattaaaataatgaatgtgTAGTAAATGATCCGTAAAGTCTTTCAATTAATAGCTGTCGTACATTGTGAATGCGAGATCAATAATGTGCaagtttttgcaaaataatataaagcgtaagaattctaataataaacaataagttTGATTAATCAAAGTCTACGATATCCATAGATAAAAGAATTTAACTTACAAGAAATATCAGAAATTGCGAGATGGAAAGTAATTGTTAGACAATTTGTGGAGACGAATCAATTCTGCTTAAAGTCAACCTTATTTGTATCTGACTGAACAATAGGTAGAATATATGAAGCATCATTCGAGtcgaattattataatatgtatataaacaaaacatGACAATAATCTGTTACATTCAAAATTGTTATGAGAGATTCTGTTAAGTACGTTGGAATAACAGTCGTCCAAAAGCTCTATATCATTGTTCAAATTAATATGCcacttttagattttatatgtattatctCGAAGATTAGTCTCTTATAATTAAGTTCAGAATCAAGGATTTTTATATTGTTCCACTTGAAGTCAAGATTGAATTGTAAAAtgtgattaataatatttgaactCATCctaatttatgtttcttttatatttcaaaactcTAATctttagttttctttttgttttggcCAACATACGATGTTTCATAATCTACAccgatttttatatattacatgacTGTTCAATTCGGATCTTTACTTTTATATCTTCTATTAATTccgttaaattatttaaatatctgtaGCTTGTTAAACATtcatctttattaatatttcaacagAAGCTGTTATTCcttaaatattctttatgtAAGGAAATGTATTAAAGCTTCCTTTctatactaaaaatttattcttagcCTGATCTTTGTCTGTGaccaactttttatttttttttcttgttctgTTAAAAACATGAACCAATGGACAATTATTATGCAACACAATAATTTTCACGAATTCTAAATTCTTTCGATAgaatttgtaacaataaaatgactctaattctttaatatatatgtgtaatttatagtttcatataacatatatatttatgatatttcatatttatataatatttttaatatatttttattttatttacttttatataatcttCATAGCAAGcagtgttaatttattaatttaatgttacttGTCTCATTGCGTTTCTTATCCGTTTTTCcgagaaaagaggaaaaagttGATATAgtgaaaaaatgataattttgtataaaaccGCACTGTCATTATCGTAATCGCGCATGCACGACAGAGAAGAGACAAAATGTAAATAGTGAATGTGTATTTTTCGTCATGTGCATGACACATGATGTGGATTTGCGCATGTTATCAGGCGACGTATATCaagtcaattataaaaaatcgaaGAATTCAAAAAAGATTACTGATTAAAAGCGGccaaataatcaaattattatcaTCGGGAAATAATTTCTAGTCCTAAAAgtatgttataattaaaaaagtacaatGAAGTATTCTTCATTTGATGccctttcaataatattattaaattaattgctatCCACAGGCACGCACATGCTCATCGTACATATGCATTTGGTGcacgtaaattaattatcagaaaTCGATAAGATTCTGAGAAAACCAATGCGGCAAATCGTGCTGTTATTGGCTATAAATGGTTTTTGTTGTGAAACCGTTCTTAAGTGTgtcgtaaaaaataatgtacgaGGTGTTACAATACCATCAAATGTATTTTTAgtaatgaaaaatacaaaattctcgACAGCGCTgcaattataatcaatattgatagaaaaattgtttgacataattattttttgtaagtaGTTATGAAAAACGAATAATTTACAGAcagcaaatataatttacattcgaTCGATCGTTATATCagtttattgaataaaattgacttttttttacaaaataaattacgaaatgtaaaataaaaaaattcttacttTGCGTtgtgtattgaaataaatttttaatattagaaattaaaacaatggaagtaaaatgattaaaagCGAACTAGCGAAAGTTTGAAATCCGCGCGTTACTACTACGCGAATTAGCAGCGCGATTCGCACGTGACGTCACAGCGTGAACTGTCTCACGGTGGCTGCATGGAGCACCACACTtacttattatttgttttagcTCCGCGAGGAAGACAATGGCGTTGGCAAATTTGGCAGCCACCCGTTGGCACTTCCCGAAAACACGATGCGTAGCGTGAATGCGTAAATCTCGAACGAGCGGCGCGAATGGAACGATGAACACGCGGAGATCGGCGGCGCACGAATCGCGACCGCACGAGATCTGCGCTTTATCAGACACGGTCGTCTCTTTATCCATCGCCTATCATCGTCGTGTCGCTCGAGCCGTTCTCCCCGCCAGGCGTTGTTGCAGCCAATCCTAAATATATCATTGTTAAGGCTTACCCAGATAGATTTGCGTGTACAGTCGCATAAAACGTATGCATGTACATATAGAAAAATGaatcaatttgaatttaatgaTCACTTCTACAAATGCACTATACTTATACAGTATATATATTTCtgataatttatcaatttgcaTTGCGATTTTGCGTGCAAAGATGCATTGCGTATTTTACAGGTGTCATTAATAAGGAGTTACATAGACCTTTTcaacgttaaaaaattattcactcCAGCGCTGCAATACGTTAGATGCTGTTGAGAATTAATGTCCTAGCTCCCAAAAATTGCTGTCAGTTTTGCACTCTTTTTGCATTTAGCATTTATAATGCGTCTCTTTAAACGAACTTTGACTGCGCTTCAAGtgctatataaaattatatttaaccaTGTGCTGGTTATACGCGtttgtaaaatgcttttttaaatggaTGAATTAGCACTACTTTTTAAGCTCTGCGCTGTGCTACGTGTAGGGTAATggaattttcaagaattttttgaaaagaataataaattttgatatttgtaaaaaggacatgttttattgattattaatgtgtaaaaaaaattttttaactgttttgacttatttaaattgacttttattGAGGCTGCTCTTGGGCCCTCCAATCTTAACGCTCTAAAATTCTGTAaaacaaatataagaaaaataattacgagCCTCTAGATAATGAATGTATGAAGACCTGACAGACTGGACTTCAAACTTTTGTAAGAATCGAAAAGTGACAAAAAAAAGATTCTGTCAACAAATTTtcgaactttaaatttttataaaaattgttagaacaaaaattttttttaatgattctaGAAATCATAAAGAATTGgaataaaaagttgttttattaaaatttgacaattgttaaagttatcgctttaaaactttttaaaaacatgCTTTCGAGaaaaactcatttaaaatttgacaaacaaaatttatgtaaataattatgtttttgagtaacttttcacttttttcccATACTCtagacattataaaaaataacctaaaattaaaaatatttaacttgttTTTAAAGCTGAGAAGATACCTCAAATTAAATGACACACAcacaatatttcaatatttaaaaagttaatcaaaattttattgtttgaaaataaaaagataaatgttttacgaaataatttataaagaaatgatgtatccaaataaaattttgtttattgtgcgtaaaatcattttattttatttaaaaagtttaaaaaattttaaattagaaaaacaaattataagaataaatgtaaaagattttaaaaataataacttatcTGGTTATCTAttctatataaaagtaattctctttcatatttaaCATCCAAAActtatttcacattattttttacaatttcatttaaacttattttaacatttataatcatgataatttatttttgcattattacaatctgatttacaatatattattatatcgaataaaattttagagagaATATTTTGGAATGTAGCTCAATATGTGATACACATTATAAGTCCTCTGACTCGATTTGTCGATGCATCGGATCATGTCATGGCAAAACATACATACGCGATACATTCTGCGCGCGTTTTTATTTTCAAGCTGATtggtaattaaattacaagaggGATGAAAAATTTGAAGTATGATTTGCTTTGATCAGAGAGTATAggcaagtttttaagttcatcGATTGATTAATTGCATTATGCACAAAGGCAGTTTTTGCAGAACAAAGTTGCATTTTGAGCGCAGAATGCACTTGatcaatcgataaattaaaaaactcaccTTATCCATAAAGAGTTATTAATATAGAGTGTAATAAAGAGTTAATAATTGCGTGCAGATATAccgcaaattaaataattattaacacatataaatataaatataaatttgtagttCAATGTATGCATTGTACATACATGTTTTATACACATAGAGGCGCTAGTAAACGGATTTCACCTAAGATATGTAGGTGTATCAGTTAAATCGACTCTTAGATTCcgcttcaataaaattaaaaaaagttaaagtcaAGAAGCGATAATGGGAAGAATAAGATAATAGTGATGCACTTTACCTCATGATCCAGACTTATTGTGAGTTTCCAtcatgacaaaaataaataactgcACGATATTGAGCTCAATGTGTACCATGTGTACGATGCATGATGCTCCGTAGAGGTTAGAAAACGTGAGCTCTTACGAAAATTCTGATGAAAAAGGAatacgaaaaaag
The DNA window shown above is from Solenopsis invicta isolate M01_SB chromosome 10, UNIL_Sinv_3.0, whole genome shotgun sequence and carries:
- the LOC105193238 gene encoding leucine-rich repeat-containing protein 58 isoform X1 — its product is MSLAMENYTSDSSDSDSVIRWNLSHQLLDNEVLDKKFLNTKHPEQVDTLLLSHNSLMTLPASINRFNNLNSLDISNCGLIRLPDFWIHCPLTCLIAKHNNLTNDGLAKDFENLANLRELNLSGNSFTEFPEQILDLPGLRYLYLGGNHINEITKDIWKLQSLRVLSMGDNRLTEVPSTLGELKALQALVLCDNMLESLPSSIANLTNLKTLSLHKNRLRTLPTEIITLKCLTELSLRDNPLVVRFVSDMTHNPPSLLEVAARVIKNSDIRYDNESIPHNLVQYLNSAHHCVNPQCKGVYFNNRIEHIKFVDFCGKYRLPLLQYLCSSKCIEPRGSNEELVSGAMIRKVLLG
- the LOC105193238 gene encoding leucine-rich repeat-containing protein 58 isoform X2 is translated as MENYTSDSSDSDSVIRWNLSHQLLDNEVLDKKFLNTKHPEQVDTLLLSHNSLMTLPASINRFNNLNSLDISNCGLIRLPDFWIHCPLTCLIAKHNNLTNDGLAKDFENLANLRELNLSGNSFTEFPEQILDLPGLRYLYLGGNHINEITKDIWKLQSLRVLSMGDNRLTEVPSTLGELKALQALVLCDNMLESLPSSIANLTNLKTLSLHKNRLRTLPTEIITLKCLTELSLRDNPLVVRFVSDMTHNPPSLLEVAARVIKNSDIRYDNESIPHNLVQYLNSAHHCVNPQCKGVYFNNRIEHIKFVDFCGKYRLPLLQYLCSSKCIEPRGSNEELVSGAMIRKVLLG